ccaatcgtgctgggttgcaatttcctgtttggtcaaaataatcgaatatccctttAAAATTTCACCCATGGTCTCGAAattctaaaatgaggcaatgttcgatgtttaaaaattcgaggaatcgtgccctactgtgctgggtttcagtttttttgttggactaaataattgggcatccttctctgattttcaacatataaaattttggaacttgaaatttatcgtgttttcgagggtataaaggatcgtgtcctattgtgctggatgtgatgctatattcctctgaaacaagagaattttgacgaccaactcgggctattcaaatgtttataaaaggaaccatatttcaaaaacatttttaaatcttagacataaggacagtatttaatcgatttggtaccaattttgggcgtagcgagggtgctaatccttcctcatgcgtaaccgactcccgaacccgttttctcatatttatgtaggccaaaattgattttaataaaacaaagtattttattaggtgacccaatcacacccaaataaaagattggtggcgactccacatttttgttttcaaaaagtcgatcctccgttttttaaatccaaaaaaataaaaaatggtttcgacagcttggtgatTCCGCTAGGGACGAACAAGAGAGTCTAGCCATAAAATCGATTATTTGTTGTCCTTTTGTCGAAGTattgaaaatttgttttgaaaatcatgattgcatttgtttgtatgattgTCATGGTTCGGGTCTTGTAGAATAATATttcattgcattgcatgatcgctgtggtcacaccttctaagtgggagtaagaaactatgctttcgtgaggaTTTCACCttcgcatgggctagtggattgctttcggggtacattcgtacctatgatttcgtgagattttcatctccgcatggtcatagagaaatgtatccccctgaactgaactcagtccatatgagcctgtaatgggtgaggattgaggaatttgCTAGTTTAGGTACCTCCCCTCTAGAACCggaccacatatagtgaaccttaagaGCTATCCTTGGGTGGAGCCGCATCAAGCCTTAATATTTGCCCATATGTGTGTTATAATTATCTTTGTTGTGCTTGGATTTTATCACTTATATTTGATACTAActtatgttttgttttgattgtgttttacatgacattgcatactaaaggaggtgttgattcgtattcaattactaagttagaaagtttgacATGAAGAATGAATTTCTTAATAAAGTTGAGGATAATGCAGCTGTCCGCGCGTGGTTGGAGAAGTTACAATAGGAGAAAGGGGATAGCTTGGCAGAAGGATATATATCAGAGTTGCAGGAATTCACTCGCGTCAATGTAGCATAGAATGagttgcaagagttgagagaTATATGGGCTCGTTGGGATGAAGGGACCAAACAGTTGTTCTATCAAAGCTATGGTGATATATCCTACTTGCTAGATATTAGGGTGGACAAGCATCTGTTCCGAGTTATGGTTCAATTTTGGAATTCTGTTtacaagtgtttcacttttggggaagtgGGTTTAGTACCTACCGTGGAGGAATATACTACTCTGCTCAGGTGTCCGAAAGTTCAAGTTAGAAGAGCTTATGCCAAGGTCTTTAATGGTCAGACTTTCtcgaagaaattgatgaatatttcaGGGATGAGCGAGCCTTGGGTCACTGCTCAGATTCAACAGAAGGGAGATAGTAAATGTATCCCTTGAGAGAATTTACGAGATTTGGTTTTAACGTATCCACATTAAAGAAAGAGGGTCGATATCTTCTCCTTAAGCATCTAtggattggtaattttccctaagGCTTTAAGGCACGTGGACGAGGCAGTCACTGACTTATTCGATCGTCTTGAGAAGGGAATCACACTTGTACCTGCAATATTGGCTGAGGCGTTCAGATCCTTGAGCATGTGTCGGAAGACGGGCGAGGGGtggtttattggatgtgcacaactGTTGATGGTGTGGTTTCATGGGCATTTTTGGAAAGTAGACAAGGTTTCTTACCGGGTCTTTTCTGAAGGTTATTCCAAGTTAAAGAAGGAGGCGGCCATACAAAGGAGAGAGGATATCTCAGAGGAAAAGTGGATGGAAATTCTTGAAAACCTCAAGGAGGGGGATATAGAGTGGAGAGCATTTTGGATGGTTCCCGATGAAATCCTATATCGATGTGGGAACTTTGATTGGGTGCCGTTgttaggaatttggggagctactAGATATACTCCGTTGCTTGCATTAAGGCAATATAAATCGAGGCAGTTTGTACCCATGATTTACGGGCTTGCTCAGTGTGAATTCTCCTTTAAAGGTGACCACTATAAGAAGAAAGTTTGGGAACTATCGGATGCTTGGAAGCAAACTCGCTAGATGAAGAGGTTAGCTATCGGTTCCATGGTGACGCCTGAGTACAATGGATGGTTTAGGAAGAGGGTTAATGATAATGTTCCTAGGCCAAGTTTGGAAGACACTCGACCCGTGGTGGAGCAATTACAAATCGCCCTGTcagagttggaaattataaagcaAGACTTCGAGAAGAAGAGTTCTGAGCTTGGGAAAAATATCGAACAATTGGAGGAAGAGAAGATGCATCTAAGATTAGACGTTGATGTTCAGAGGTCAGAGGCTAAGAAGTGGAAAAAAGGGAAAAGTAAGGCCGAAGAAGATCTAGACAGTTTGAAGATATATTATAAGAAGTTACGCCGTCTATGAGGACTGCGGGGTTAGTTAAAACTTCCGAACAATGGTGCCATGAAATTCGAGAGAAAAAGACCAAAGCTGACCGATGGGAAAGGAAATTTCGAGAGGCTCAGGCACGAAATGAAGATTTAGAGAAGAGTCTGTCAGAAAGCAGAAATGAACGAGGTGAATTAAGGGCTAGAGTGGCAGAACTCGAGAAGTGTCTTCATCAATACCGAAGCCGTAATACTATCATGGAGTTAAGGGCAAGCTTGAGTAAGGTGGAAGAAATGAGaggaaaaatagaagaattaGAAGCGTCACTACAAAACTGTGAGATGCAGATTCAGTTTTTCGAGGCAAGTGAGGAGCGTTGGGAGGAGCAGCTTCACCATGCGCAAGACCAAGTCAGAAACATGGATTATATTATGGGGGAAGCCATAACTCAGATTCGGGAGGTAGCCGATTACTTGCAAGCTTTAGATGTACAAGCGGACACACTGAGCGTAAAGTACAAGTTGGAGTCAGATCGCGAGAAGAAGCTGGCCTCTTTGCTTGGGAGAATTAAGGCTTTGAGCGTTAGGGTGAAGTTTTATTTGTAACTCAATTTTatgtaaaaagttttattttCTAGTGAAGTTTTCTAAAGGGAATTAAATCAAACTTGATTCctcctttgcattcatgcatttgcattacattataCCATATGCATTAAAGGTCATAAAAagattttgattaattaaaaatcatttcagtAATCTGGAGACCAACGAAAACCAACCAACTACGCACCCCTACGGTACAAGGAAAAAGACCAAGTCAATGGATAAAAGTCTTGaaaaattggagcaaatgcaaaaagaCATGCAGGAACAAATGCAATCTCAGATGCAAGAGCAGCTAGCCAAGATTCAACAAGAGACGAAAGAGCAAATGATGGAGTCCCAAAGAGAGATGATGAGTCAGTTGTCCCAAATGCTGATGGGAAGAATGGATAAAGGAAAGGGTCCCATGGAAAATGTTGGGGAAAATAATGAAGACCCTCAATATCCTCCTGGCTTCACTCAGACACATGTACCGATACAACCTGAGATTAATTTACAAAGACCGTCTGTTACGATTAGGCCTCAGTAGATTCAGGATGGAGCTTCGATACTGATGAATTTCCAAGCCGGCTTAGGCTCTAACCCAGTTAATAACCCGAATTGTCCGCCTATTCCCGATTTGGATGAAGTCGCGGAAGAGGAAAAGGCAAGGATAGAATCGTAAAAAGAATTGGAAGAATGGTgtaaatggctggaggaaaaatTCAGAGCTATAGAAAGTGTCGATAGTCATCACGGGATTGATGCTAAGGACCTAAGTTTGGTTCCAGACTTGGTCCTTCCCCCAAGTTTAAAATGCctgaatttgaaaagtacaatggaaTGAGCTGCCCTGaagctcatatcactatgttttgCAGGCGAATGACGGGATACAtcaacaatgatcagctattaatTCACTACTTTCAGGATAGTCTGGTTGGGGCGACATCTAAATGGTATAACCAATTGAGCCGTGCAAAGATTAACTCATGGAAAGACCTAGATcaagcctttatgaaacaatacaATCATGTGACGGACATGACTCCTGACAGGATCACTCtccagaatatggaaaagaaaccaAATGAAAGTTTCAGACAGTATGCGCAAAGATGGAGAGAAGTTGTTGTACAAGTTCAAGCGTCgcttttaataaaagaaacaacgatgctctttatcaacactCTGAAGGCCCCTTTTATCACTCATATGTTGGGGAGTGCCACCAAAAGCTTCTCAGACATAGTGATGACAggcaaaatgattgaaaatgttgTGAGGAGCGGCAAAATTGAAGTTGGGGAAAGTACCAAAAGATCGGCCCCGAGGAAAAGAGATAACGAAGTGAACAACACGAGCACATTCAGTAAGGGTCAGTCCAAGTCACTCACTGTAAATCAACCAAAGACAGTGACCACCAATCAACATGACACTGTGAGACAAGAATCCAACACGAGGGAGAACACAGAAAGGCCACAGTTCACCCCTATACCTATGACGTATAGGGAGCTGTACCAGAACCTATTCAACGCTCATGTAGCGTCCCCTTTTTACCTGAAGCCACTGcagcccccgtatcccaaatggtatgacacaaacgccCAATACGAATACCATGTGGGAATCACCATGCATTCGATCAAAAACTGCACTGCGTTCAAGAAGCTAGTTGAAAGAATCATTAAAATAGGGATTGTGAGGTTTGATGACCCAGCCGTACCCAATTTAGCAGGAAACCCACTCCCCAATCATACCGACCAAGGAGTAAACGAGATAAGCGAAGGTGGAAGCAAAAAGATCAAGTATGAGATTGCAAAGGTCAGGACCCCATTGAGACAGGTTTGGAAAGAGATGGTCAAGAGAGGATTAATCGTGTTGGATTCGAGAGAAGAATCTAAAAAAGAGAggaactactatgagtttcacAACAAAGTGGGGCATGAAATTCAGGAGTGTGTGGAGTTCAGGGCCCTGGTACAGGACATGATGAATAATAGAGAAatggagttttatgaagaaacTGAAAACCCCAGAGAGGGAGATATATGCGCGTCAGAGGGAGAATCGACGGCGCAGACAGTTAACTGCCCCGTGGTTATCATATCACGACCCAAAAATAATGAAGTAGGAGTGCAAATGCCACCGAGAGTCATAATCCAAATACCTGCAGTCTTCCCCTATAAAGACAGCAAGAGGGTCCCATGGAATTACGACTGTAACGTGACGATCCCAGGAAAAGAAAACATGGTTGACACTACAAAAGAGGACCAAGATAAGGGCTCCTATACACGTAGCGAGAGACACTACGATTCAGCAAGCGAGAGAGCAGAACCCTTAAAAAGAAAAGCCATATTGGTCGAACAGAAGAAGGAAAAAGTGGCCAAATCTGAACTCCTTGTTAATGAGCCGGTCAACGAAGAGGAGGCCAAGgagtttttaaaattctaaagCACAGCGAGTACAGTGTGGTGGAACAGCTACGTAAACAACTAACTCGTATCTCAGTGTTGGCCTACTCCTAAGTTTGGGAAGTCCATCACAGCACGCTGATGAAANNNNNNNNNNNNNNNNNNNNNNNNNNNNNNNNNNNNNNNNNNNNNNNNNNNNNNNNNNNNNNNNNNNNNNNNNNNNNNNNNNNNNNNNNNNNNNNNNNNNNNNNNNNNNNNNNNNNNNNNNNNNNNNNNNNNNNNNNNNNNNNNNNNNNNNNNNNNNNNNNNNNNNNNNNNNNNNNNNNNNNNNNNNNNNNNNNNNNNNNNNNNNNNNNNNNNNNNNNNNNNNNNNNNNNNNNNNNNNNNNNNNNNNNNNNNNNNNNNNNNNNNNNNNNNNNNNNNNNNNNNNNNNNNNNNNNNNNNNNNNNNNNNNNNNNNNNNNNNNNNNNNNNNNNNNNNNNNNNNNNNNNNNNNNNNNNNNNNNNNNNNNNNNNNNNNNNNNNNNNNNNNNNNNNNNNNNNNNNNNNNNNNNNNNNNNNNNNNNNNNNNNNNNNNNNNNNNNNNNNNNNNNNNNNNNNNNNNNNNNNNNNNNNNNNNNNNNNNNNNNNNNNNNNNNNNNNNNNNNNCAAATGCAAAAAGACATGCAGGAACAAATGCAATCTCAGATGCAAGAGCAGCTAGCCAAGATTCAACAAGAGACGAAAGAGCAAATGATGGAGTCCCAAAGAGAGATGATGAGTCAGTTGTCCCAAATGCTGATGGGAAGAATGGATAAAGGAAAGGGTCCCATGGAAAATGTTGGGGAAAATAATGAAGACCCTCAATATCCTCCTGGCTTCACTCAGACACATGTACCGATACAACCTGAGATTAATTTACAAAGACCGTCTGTTACGATTAGGCCTCAGTAGATTCAGGATGGAGCTTCGATACTGATGAATTTCCAAGCCGGCTTAGGCTCTAACCCAGTTAATAACCCGAATTGTCCGCCTATTCCCGATTTGGATGAAGTCGCGGAAGAGGAAAAGGCAAGGATAGAATCGTAAAAAGAATTGGAAGAATGGTgtaaatggctggaggaaaaatTCAGAGCTATAGAAAGTGTCGATAGTCATCACGGGATTGATGCTAAGGACCTAAGTTTGGTTCCAGACTTGGTCCTTCCCCCAAGTTTAAAATGCctgaatttgaaaagtacaatggaaTGAGCTGCCCTGaagctcatatcactatgttttgCAGGCGAATGACGGGATACAtcaacaatgatcagctattaatTCACTACTTTCAGGATAGTCTGGTTGGGGCGACATCTAAATGGTATAACCAATTGAGCCGTGCAAAGATTAACTCATGGAAAGACCTAGATcaagcctttatgaaacaatacaATCATGTGACGGACATGACTCCTGACAGGATCACTCtccagaatatggaaaagaaaccaAATGAAAGTTTCAGACAGTATGCGCAAAGATGGAGAGAAGTTGTTGTACAAGTTCAAGCGTCgcttttaataaaagaaacaacgatgctctttatcaacactCTGAAGGCCCCTTTTATCACTCATATGTTGGGGAGTGCCACCAAAAGCTTCTCAGACATAGTGATGACAggcaaaatgattgaaaatgttgTGAGGAGCGGCAAAATTGAAGTTGGGGAAAGTACCAAAAGATCGGCCCCGAGGAAAAGAGATAACGAAGTGAACAACACGAGCACATTCAGTAAGGGTCAGTCCAAGTCACTCACTGTAAATCAACCAAAGACAGTGACCACCAATCAACATGACACTGTGAGACAAGAATCCAACACGAGGGAGAACACAGAAAGGCCACAGTTCACCCCTATACCTATGACGTATAGGGAGCTGTACCAGAACCTATTCAACGCTCATGTAGCGTCCCCTTTTTACCTGAAGCCACTGcagcccccgtatcccaaatggtatgacacaaacgccCAATACGAATACCATGTGGGAATCACCATGCATTCGATCAAAAACTGCACTGCGTTCAAGAAGCTAGTTGAAAGAATCATTAAAATAGGGATTGTGAGGTTTGATGACCCAGCCGTACCCAATTTAGCAGGAAACCCACTCCCCAATCATACCGACCAAGGAGTAAACGAGATAAGCGAAGGTGGAAGCAAAAAGATCAAGTATGAGATTGCAAAGGTCAGGACCCCATTGAGACAGGTTTGGAAAGAGATGGTCAAGAGAGGATTAATCGTGTTGGATTCGAGAGAAGAATCTAAAAAAGAGAggaactactatgagtttcacAACAAAGTGGGGCATGAAATTCAGGAGTGTGTGGAGTTCAGGGCCCTGGTACAGGACATGATGAATAATAGAGAAatggagttttatgaagaaacTGAAAACCCCAGAGAGGGAGATATATGCGCGTCAGAGGGAGAATCGACGGCGCAGACAGTTAACTGCCCCGTGGTTATCATATCACGACCCAAAAATAATGAAGTAGGAGTGCAAATGCCACCGAGAGTCATAATCCAAATACCTGCAGTCTTCCCCTATAAAGACAGCAAGAGGGTCCCATGGAATTACGACTGTAACGTGACGATCCCAGGAAAAGAAAACATGGTTGACACTACAAAAGAGGACCAAGA
The Gossypium hirsutum isolate 1008001.06 chromosome A07, Gossypium_hirsutum_v2.1, whole genome shotgun sequence genome window above contains:
- the LOC121232363 gene encoding uncharacterized protein; the protein is MPEFEKYNGMSCPEAHITMFCRRMTGYINNDQLLIHYFQDSLVGATSKWYNQLSRAKINSWKDLDQAFMKQYNHVTDMTPDRITLQNMEKKPNESFRQYAQRWREVVVQVQASLLIKETTMLFINTLKAPFITHMLGSATKSFSDIVMTGKMIENVVRSGKIEVGESTKRSAPRKRDNEVNNTSTFSKGQSKSLTVNQPKTVTTNQHDTVRQESNTRENTERPQFTPIPMTYRELYQNLFNAHVASPFYLKPLQPPYPKWYDTNAQYEYHVGITMHSIKNCTAFKKLVERIIKIGIVRFDDPAVPNLAGNPLPNHTDQGVNEISEGGSKKIKYEIAKVRTPLRQVWKEMVKRGLIVLDSREESKKERNYYEFHNKVGHEIQECVEFRALVQDMMNNREMEFYEETENPREGDICASEGESTAQTVNCPVVIISRPKNNEVGVQMPPRVIIQIPAVFPYKDSKRVPWNYDCNVTIPGKENMVDTTKEDQDKGSYTRSERHYDSASERAEPLKRKAILVEQKKEKVAKSELLVNEPVNEEEAKEFLKF
- the LOC107895831 gene encoding uncharacterized protein, yielding MQEQMQSQMQEQLAKIQQETKEQMMESQREMMSQLSQMLMGRMDKGKGPMENVGENNEDPQYPPGFTQTHVPIQPEINLQRPRMTGYINNDQLLIHYFQDSLVGATSKWYNQLSRAKINSWKDLDQAFMKQYNHVTDMTPDRITLQNMEKKPNESFRQYAQRWREVVVQVQASLLIKETTMLFINTLKAPFITHMLGSATKSFSDIVMTGKMIENVVRSGKIEVGESTKRSAPRKRDNEVNNTSTFSKGQSKSLTVNQPKTVTTNQHDTVRQESNTRENTERPQFTPIPMTYRELYQNLFNAHVASPFYLKPLQPPYPKWYDTNAQYEYHVGITMHSIKNCTAFKKLVERIIKIGIVRFDDPAVPNLAGNPLPNHTDQGVNEISEGGSKKIKYEIAKVRTPLRQVWKEMVKRGLIVLDSREESKKERNYYEFHNKVGHEIQECVEFRALVQDMMNNREMEFYEETENPREGDICASEGESTAQTVNCPVVIISRPKNNEVGVQMPPRVIIQIPAVFPYKDSKRVPWNYDCNVTIPGKENMVDTTKEDQDKGSYTRSERHYDSASERAEPLKRKAILVEQKKEKVAKSELLVNEPVNEEEAKEFLKFLKHSDTLMKVLNETYVVNDISVNKLDHLVSNISADNFIFFNDDEIPPGGRGSTKALHITTRCKGYTLLGVLIDNELALNVLPLTTLNRLPVDSSHMKECQNIVKAFDGTERKVMGRIEIPLFIGPNIYEVDFLVMDIKPSYNCLLGRPWIHSAGAVPSSLHQKLKLVSEGRLITINAEEDIIAAVSSDAPYLETNDEAIECSFL